A single genomic interval of Apis cerana isolate GH-2021 linkage group LG14, AcerK_1.0, whole genome shotgun sequence harbors:
- the LOC107999866 gene encoding protein chibby homolog 1, with amino-acid sequence MPLFSNKFSPKKTPTRKVGVFLANKNFSPKRIEKELGPNIGPIRLKLGDQETVFESGSWIPESGKIGGTYKENEKLKKEIKRLEDENNLLKLKFEVLLDMLTQTTAECHSQKEQLNKLKQMLPYDKDRDS; translated from the exons ATGCCATTGTTTTCGAACAAGTTCTCTCCTAAAAAGACTCCTACAAGAAAAGTGGGAGTTTTTTTggcaaacaaaaatttcagtCCAAAACGTATAGAAAAAGAACTCGGTCCTAATATTGGTCCTATACGTTTAAAATTGGGAGATCAAGAAACTGTCTTCGAATCTGGTTCATGGATTCCAG AATCAGGCAAAATCGGAGgcacatataaagaaaatgagaaattaaaaaaggaaataaagagaTTGGAAgacgagaataatttattgaaattaaaatttgaagtaCTTCTTGATAtg ttAACACAAACAACAGCAGAATGTCATTCGCAGAAGGAACAACTAAACAAATTGAAACAGATGTTACCATATGATAAAGACAGAGACTCTTGA
- the LOC107999863 gene encoding 85/88 kDa calcium-independent phospholipase A2, with translation MTWLGTIASNVLRMVYTDVPPSIVQEVKPENYSNRHIECREDGIVLYGPGEKNEKKYEIVLHRPCTETLHQAYSLYRSEEKKETEIHFLVYKDKVPVLVQICREMCNVNKIQKLCDTLMEHPTWTLAHLAAHFALYNAFAHADVNSQLNSGDVETGVSPLQVAVQTNNLRTVQMLIEAKSSLEHLDFNANTVYHYAATSTKEIILALGGDLPNSLNSRNSNGHTPMHVACLNNKPECVKALLLIGADVNIPASEGQPSSPGYVGDFLHSQPNVLHAEDMRFGGTPLHWSLSREVINALIESNCDIDALNFDGRTALHIMAMRKRLPCVVALLSHMCSVNIVDKDGNTPLHLAVSEGTAAIVQTLIGFGADIDARNWKSETPRHRINIDNNEGQKILYILDAVGAQRCPPDMINCNLGCKYNENFNGIAPQQPPKAIPRTILDQMLHVSGMDKMATQENKKIKGGRLLCLDGGGIRGLVLVQTLLEIESILKKPIIECFDWIAGTSTGGILALGLAAGKSLRECQALYFRIKEEAFVGMRPYNSEGLEKVLKDSLGANTVMSDIEKPKIMITSVLADKKPVDLYLFRNYDAPSALLEIPENSTSASPVPPNEQLLWHAARATGAAPSYFRAFGKFLDGGLIANNPTLDAITEIHEYNLALKASGREQEVIPLSLVVSLGTGLIPTSPLKDIDIFLPESLWSTAKFAMGISVLAVLLVDQATASDGRIVDRARNWCSMIGVPYYRFNPQLSQDINMDEKSDEILADMIWTTKAFMHANRDQIKELAAVINRDVYNDV, from the exons ATGACTTGGCTTGGAACAATCGCTAGTAATGTTCTTCGGATGGTATACACGGATGTACCACCGAGTATAGTCCAAGAGGTTAAACCTGAGAATTATAGTAATCGGCATATTGAATGTCGCGAGGATGGAATCGTACTTTATGGTCCAggcgaaaaaaatgaaaaaaaatatgaaattgttcTTCATAGACCTTGTACGGAAACATTGCATCAAGCATATAG TTTGTACAGAtcggaagaaaagaaggaaaccgAAATACATTTTCTCGTGTATAAAGACAAGGTTCCGGTACTTGTTCAAATTTGTCGCGAG ATGTGTAATGTGAATAAGATACAAAAGTTGTGCGATACTTTAATGGAACATCCTACATGGACTCTGGCACATTTGGCAGCTCACTTTGCTCTCTACAATGCATTTGCTCATGCTGATGTGAATAGTCAGTTAAATAGCGGAGATGTGGAAACAGGTGTATCTCCTTTACAAGTTGCGGTTCAAACGAATAATCTACGTACGGTCCAAATGTTGATAGAAGCTAAAAGTTCATTGGAACATTTGGATTTCAACGCAAACACCGTGTACCATTACGCAGCCACGTCcactaaagaaataattttagccCTTGGGGGTGATCTTCCCAATAGTTTAAACAGTCGTAACAGTAATGGGCATACGCCGATGCATGTCGCGTGTTTAAACAACAAGCCTGAATGCGTTAAAGCTCTTCTATTAATCGGGGCAGATGTGAACATACCTGCTTCCGAGGGCCAACCTTCCAGCCCTGGTTACGTAGGAGATTTTCTTCACAGTCAACCAAATGTTCTTCATGCCGAAGATATGAGATTTGGTGGCACGCCGTTGCACTGGTCGCTAAGCAGGGAGGTGATTAACGCCCTGATAGAAAGTAATTGCGATATAGATGCTTTGAACTTCGATGGCCGTACGGCGTTGCACATTATGGCGATGAGAAAACGATTACCATGCGTGGTGGCTCTATTGAGTCATATGTGTTCTGTGAATATCGTCGACAAGGATGGTAATACTCCATTGCATTTGGCAGTTTCTGAAGGTACAGCGGCCATAGTGCAAACTCTGATAGGATTCGGAGCGGATATCGATGCTAGAAATTGGAAGTCGGAAACGCCACGACATcgcataaatatcgataacaaCGAGGGTCAAAAGATCTTGTACATTCTAGATGCGGTGGGAGCCCAACGTTGTCCACCGGATATGATTAATTGTAATCTGGGCTGCAAGTATAACGAAAACTTTAACGGTATTGCACCGCAACAACCGCCAAAAGCTATACCGCGTACAATATTGGATCAAATGCTTCATGTTTCCGGGATGGATAAAATGGCTACGCAAGAAAACAAGAAGATAAAAGGCGGTCGACTTCTTTGTTTGGATGGGGGAGGGATTCGCGGTTTGGTTCTCGTGCAAACGTTGTTGGAGATTGAATCGATCTTGAAGAAACCTATCATCGAATGTTTCGATTGGATCGCGGGCACGTCGACCGGTGGAATCTTAGCCCTTGGTTTGGCAGCCGGCAAGTCTTTGCGAGAATGTCAAGCGTtgtattttcgtataaaagaGGAAGCTTTCGTTGGTATGCGGCCATATAATAGCGAAGGTTTAGAGAAAGTGTTGAAAGATAGTCTGGGTGCTAATACCGTGATGTCGGATATCGAGAAGCCCAAGATAATGATTACCAGCGTGTTAGCTGACAAAAAACCCGTCGATTTGTATTTGTTTCGTAATTACGATGCACCGAGTGCTTTACTTGAAATTCCAGAGAATTCGACATCTGCTTCTCCCGTGCCACCGAATGAACAATTGCTTTGGCATGCTGCGAGAGCTACGGGGGCGGCTCCATCGTATTTTCGAGCATTCGGTAAATTTCTCGACGGTGGTTTAATAGCGAATAATCCGACTTTGGACGCTATAACTGAAATTCACGAATACAATCTCGCTTTAAAGGCCTCTGGACGCGAACAAGAAGTAATCCCCCTGTCTTTGGTTGTTTCTCTTGGCACTGGTTTGATACCTACCAGTCCGTTGAAAGATATCGACATATTCCTTCCCGAAAGTTTATGGTCTACCGCAAAATTTGCGATGGGGATATCGGTTCTCGCGGTATTGCTAGTGGATCAAGCAACCGCGAGCGATGGAAGGATCGTTGATCGTGCAAGGAATTGGTGCTCTATGATCGGCGTAccttattatagatttaatcCTCAACTATCTCAGGATATAAACATGGATGAGAAAAGcgacgaaattttggccgacaTGATATGGACCACTAAAGCGTTTATGCACGCCAATAGAgatcaaataaaagaattagcCGCTGTGATAAATCGCGACGTTTATAACGACGTATAA
- the LOC107999865 gene encoding transcription factor Sox-11-like yields MESYHHGNDVSGTAETEAGPSSTEQCSNEQCANSLDDAVGKLLQGYDWTLLPVTSRAGGRRSAHVKRPMNAFMVWAQAARRRLADQYPQLHNAELSKTLGKLWRILSDGEKQPFIEEAERLRNAHKKQHPHYKYQPRRRKPKSEEQMGIVMHRTALSSPATSLDSTNSSECAYPRLYTDTGIKMYERPTYHDNKINYDVSRSSWSNDTSKYPADHSIVESKPYEGGRYESNVGKSCYVDAKCYETVKYHHEVSAAVKYHEAIPKYSELQTKPYDLPKYPENPLKYPADVTSPSKSYACVHGHYSAPEGYTVHEENEYQTQGVSTHSFYPYISASMTQPPYYMGPR; encoded by the exons atggaaagCTATCATCACGGCAACGACGTGTCGGGCACGGCGGAAACGGAAGCCGGACCATCGAGCACCGAACAATGCAGCAACGAGCAATGCGCCAACTCGTTGGACGACGCAGTGGGCAAACTGCTTCAAG GCTATGACTGGACCTTGCTTCCGGTCACTTCTCGCGCGGGCGGTCGAAGAAGCGCTCACGTGAAACGTCCGATGAACGCGTTCATGGTTTGGGCTCAAGCGGCGAGACGCAGATTGGCGGATCAATATCCACAACTTCACAACGCCGAACTCTCGAAAACGCTGGGCAAGCTTTGGAG AATTTTAAGCGACGGTGAGAAACAACCGTTCATAGAGGAGGCTGAAAGATTGAGGAACGCGCACAAAAAGCAACATCCGCATTACAAG TATCAACCGCGTCGACGGAAACCAAAATCGGAGGAGCAAATGGGCATCGTGATGCATCGGACCGCCTTATCCTCTCCGGCCACGTCTCTAGATTCTACCAACTCGTCCGAATGCGCGTATCCTCGTCTATACACGGATACCGGGATCAAAATGTACGAGAGGCCGACTTATCACGACAACAAAATCAATTACGACGTTTCGAGATCAAGCTGGTCGAACGACACGAGCAAATACCCGGCCGATCATTCGATCGTAGAAAGTAAACCGTACGAGGGTGGGAGATACGAATCGAACGTGGGCAAGAGTTGCTACGTGGACGCAAAGTGCTACGAGACGGTCAAATATCATCACGAGGTGTCCGCCGCCGTCAAGTATCACGAAGCGATTCCAAAATATTCGGAATTGCAAACGAAACCTTACGATCTACCAAAATATCCCGAGAATCCCTTAAAATATCCCGCTGACGTTACCAGCCCGAGTAAATCGTACGCGTGCGTACATGGCCATTACTCCGCTCCCGAGGGATACACGGTGcatgaagaaaatgaatatcaaaCGCAGGGAGTCTCGACCCATTCTTTTTATCCGTATATTTCCGCATCCATGACGCAACCACCTTATTACATGGGCCCACGATAA